The sequence tAATCTTTCTAAAATTTCGGGATATAGCTCCGTTGTCGTAACCGTTAAGACGTAGTATggatgtgacttatttttaatctggACACCAGTCAGCATCATGATGCAGAGATGTTTtccagccagtacaatctagttgtgactgacagacgcaactggctgaaggaagaaagtgtggaaacttgttcaatgttgattttCAGCGGgtttaaatgatattcaggctactaatttttatttgcttaatatgttattccttaaattattattgtttttaccccgtaattatttaaactattcagtattttttctaataactgtgtttcatcacACTCTGTCATCAACTACTAGTGATAcctacattatgaaaataaagaaaaaaataatgctacaaACTACagttgaaagtgctataaaattaaaattaaagtgctATTTTCATGTATCTCTAACAATAAGGTATCAGTATTGAAATTGGGTGAAAGCTAATTGTATTATATGGAAAACTGTTATCATTCCAGTAGCCTTGAGAGTTACAGCTGGAGTTAGGAAAGTGACTAAGTAAATGGAGACTTAGTGACAATTATTGGCATTGTCTTTGAGAAACAAATGTGGTGTCTCTTGTTTTCAAACTTCAATTTGTTGTGTGAATTTTTAGTTGAATATCAAAAGTAGTATCAATGATGTATTGAATGCATAATTTTAGTATATAAATCATCAATGTACTGTAAAGTATTCTatgaaatttttagttttttaagagaatataattttactctgctgtaataattttttgctcatTACAGGTATCAGCTGTCTGTCTTACGAGTTACACAGCCGGGGTTCTCACCCTTCTTGGTTCCACGATTATCGTGAGCAACTTGCCATCGCCAGCATCTTTCCTCCTGCCTTCTTTGCATAATACCCCTGTAATTTCTCTCAATTCTTCTGAGCCCCTGTTCTCCCTTCAGGAAGATTTTGGCAACATGTCCGAGTCCTATATAGTGCAATCACTTGGTCATACGTCTGCAGACTGTTCAATATCCATGGATAATGAATTAGAACATCATGTATCTTATTTGTATGGTAATCCTGCATATGTACGGGAACAGTCCAAGTTTTCCCTAGGAATACTGAACTTTGTTTCCTTACCTGAAATTAGTCTACCCGGAATGAAGTCTGTGGGGTCCTTTTTCAATTGTGTGAATGTTGCATCACAGTTGTTTGATCATTTCTTGAATGGTGAAAATCGGTATATGGAACTGCTTGGAAAAAATCCAGGAAACCAAGATAGGATGTTTGACTCAAGTTTTTGTGTTCAGTTCTTCAACAAAAATTGGATAATAGGTGAAAATATGTGTCGTggctttcaatttttaaatcatttctggAATTATGGCTCATCTGTGGAGATGAAGGAAGAAAGTCTGTGTTGTTCTGGTTATGATTGCAGAAAACCCTCTGTTCAAGCTGCTGTATCAATCCCTACTCATTCCCATGTTTCACTTGAGGCTAGTCAGTACTAATGTATGACAACACCTTTGCATGCTTGAGCCATGGTACTTAGCGAGAGAATTGACCGTCCTGGGAGCAGATAGCCTTGCATTTAATTCTGCATTACGTGCCATTTTATTCTACGGTCATCTATAATGTTTTATAATGCCCTTTTTTAAACCTAATTCGGTGCGTGTTCCATTGAACtgcttgcattaaaatttattcataagagGATATAAGCATAAAGGTACATAACAGTGTATGAGTGAGTATGGTGAAAGGTAACCAGATTCCAATTGAGTTCCtgtaaaatatgtatgtttgATACTTGCTGTTACTAGGGATTGTCGGAtcagatacctcagatccaaatatcggcggatattgcccttcatcaaatacttcggatccaaatttgctgaaggcATCAGATCTGGatgcgaaattttaaatttatgcttcagtgaatgcagcgtaccatacgagggagtggaaagagttctgatcctctaTTCACATGTGTttttgcactgcgatgcttgtctgACTcgtgaatcattttttttaaaagctctcgcaggggttatgcaacagaattccAGCCGCAGAAGTGCTTATGGCAAAATACgccaggcacatagtgtgactcttacgaaaggattgaacaaccatcgggaGAGTCTCAACACCATAGGTTAACAACTGTTATGTTCAGACATGGTCACATGGTACTTAATAACTGTTTATTAACCAATGTTACTTTACACTCATACATTTTACATTGCGCACCGTACTACTCACTTACTTGCAGTGCTACCAACATAGAGATAGTACACCTCCCTccttgcaaaaaaaagaaaaccattaATGTCATACCTTCAAACAAAATTTGGTTACAAATACCagcataaacaaaaattaaagtcacaAATCAAACACTATCTTGGGTTTCTTCACTCTTTGACTACGTCTGAGTGAAATTTGGGTAGTCCCACCTTCAGGAGttttagggtgcgattcatagacgacactgaaattgctcactttacaaagtctctctttacggtaaagtgagactttagctaaagttcgtttcagagtcgtcccaaggatctcactttataaagtggcactttagctcctaaagtctcgatcatgcattgaaatatttgagtgttggcaatgaacgctgcgaaaaagtgaagaaaaagatgacacacgatattaaatgcgtacttgtttacatgtttctggcgattgggttttcatgttgtattttgctaagatttattaagctgtattttctcgttttctcatattatgtgcaaatgtaaatgaatactgcgtcattgaaagcttttccccactagcttttttgtacgtt comes from Ischnura elegans chromosome X, ioIscEleg1.1, whole genome shotgun sequence and encodes:
- the LOC124170578 gene encoding protein CNPPD1 isoform X2 codes for the protein MCMVFGSHDEFLSRINKTLCYGKLPKTDRFSLPVTELAAEIFSKARFPGNGVHLRLRPEGKVLGLERLGVAEAGEISRAACISPCSLVLALIYVDRLRECNSKYLEKTSPSKLFVVSMMVASKFLHDDGEDDEVFNYEWAASSGMDEAELNSGEREFLAAIDWRVSVGEHQFWEWLESLEEAVAFREGHWKGWFTYSDLSYLLQSKELVTIASTLFTVSAVCLTSYTAGVLTLLGSTIIVSNLPSPASFLLPSLHNTPVISLNSSEPLFSLQEDFGNMSESYIVQSLGHTSADCSISMDNELEHHVSYLYGNPAYVREQSKFSLGILNFVSLPEISLPGMKSVGSFFNCVNVASQLFDHFLNGENRYMELLGKNPGNQDRMFDSSFCVQFFNKNWIIGENMCRGFQFLNHFWNYGSSVEMKEESLCCSGYDCRKPSVQAAVSIPTHSHVSLEASQY
- the LOC124170578 gene encoding uncharacterized protein LOC124170578 isoform X1 — protein: MTSKVTLTSWLQKKRKRETRAKLKVFGSHDEFLSRINKTLCYGKLPKTDRFSLPVTELAAEIFSKARFPGNGVHLRLRPEGKVLGLERLGVAEAGEISRAACISPCSLVLALIYVDRLRECNSKYLEKTSPSKLFVVSMMVASKFLHDDGEDDEVFNYEWAASSGMDEAELNSGEREFLAAIDWRVSVGEHQFWEWLESLEEAVAFREGHWKGWFTYSDLSYLLQSKELVTIASTLFTVSAVCLTSYTAGVLTLLGSTIIVSNLPSPASFLLPSLHNTPVISLNSSEPLFSLQEDFGNMSESYIVQSLGHTSADCSISMDNELEHHVSYLYGNPAYVREQSKFSLGILNFVSLPEISLPGMKSVGSFFNCVNVASQLFDHFLNGENRYMELLGKNPGNQDRMFDSSFCVQFFNKNWIIGENMCRGFQFLNHFWNYGSSVEMKEESLCCSGYDCRKPSVQAAVSIPTHSHVSLEASQY